A genome region from Vulpes lagopus strain Blue_001 chromosome 7, ASM1834538v1, whole genome shotgun sequence includes the following:
- the LOC121495865 gene encoding olfactory receptor 13C8 — MERTNDSMLTEFVLVGLSAHPKLQTVFFVLVLWMYLMILLGNGVLISVIIYDSHLHTPMYFFLCNLSFLDICYTSSSVPLILDNFLTVRKRVSFSGCMVQMFLSFAMGATECVLLGMMALDRYVAICYPLRYPVIMSKNTYMPMAVGSWVTGLIDSVVQTSLAMQLPFCANNVINHFVCEILAILKLACADISINVISMAGSNLMVLVIPLLVISISYIFILTTILRIPSTEGKRKAFSTCSAHLTVVIIFYGTIFFMYAKPKSKSSVGANNQDITEALISLFYGVMTPMLNPLIYSLRNKDVKAAVKNMLGRRNSDGI; from the coding sequence ATGGAAAGGACCAATGATTCCATGTTGACAGAATTTGTCCTTGTTGGGCTTTCTGCCCACCCAAAGCTCCAGACAGTTTTCTTTGTACTAGTTTTGTGGATGTACCTGATGATCCTTCTAGGAAATGGAGTCCTTATTTCAGTAATCATCTATGATTCTCACTTGCACACCcccatgtatttcttcctctgtaatcTTTCGTTCCTGGACATTTGTTATACAAGTTCCTCTGTGCCACTAATTCTTGACAACTTTCTTACAGTAAGGAAAAGGGTTTCCTTCTCTGGGTGCATGGTGCAAATGTTTCTCTCCTTTGCCATGGGGGCCACAGAGTGTGTGCTTCTAGGCATGATGGCACTTGACCGCTATGTAGCCATCTGCTACCCACTGAGATACCCTGTCATCATGAGCAAAAATACCTATATGCCCATGGCAGTTGGATCCTGGGTCACTGGGCTTATTGACTCAGTGGTGCAGACATCTCTCGCGATGCAGTTGCCATTCTGTGCTAATAATGTCATTAACCATTTTGTCTGTGAAATTCTGGCTATCCTAAAACTGGCCTGTGCTGATATTTCAATCAATGTGATCAGTATGGCAGGGTCAAATCTGATGGTTCTGGTTATTCCACTGCTAGTAATTTCTAtctcttacatttttattctcaCCACTATTCTGAGGATCCCTTCTACTGAAGGAAAACGTAAGGCCTTCTCCACTTGCTCAGCCCACCTAACAGTAGTGATTATATTCTATGGAACCATCTTCTTCATGTACGCAAAGCCCAAATCTAAAAGCTCTGTTGGTGCCAATAATCAAGACATCACTGAGgccctcatctctctcttctaTGGAGTAATGACTCCCATGCTCAATCCTCTCATCTATAGTCTGAGGAACAAGGATGTAAAGGCTGCTGTGAAGAACATGTTGGGGAGAAGAAACTCTGATGGAATATGA